A segment of the Manihot esculenta cultivar AM560-2 chromosome 13, M.esculenta_v8, whole genome shotgun sequence genome:
TTTAAAAGTTGGCCTACGTTTCAAAATTGGTTTAAGGGGTATAAATGTTCTGCTCTCTGGTGTTTTGCTTTTTATCTGTTGTTTTTGCGAAAGTAATACTCATTGATAGCAGGGAACGATAGAAGCCCAACTCTGGGCAAGCCGAACAATTAATCCAACAGCTTAATCAAATATACCTAAAATTTTGTTATTGCTAAAAATCATGCTAATTTTAGTGATCATGAGAAAGGCACTAGACGTCAAAAATGAAAAGCAAAGATGAAAGAACAAATCAACTATTGGGGgtaatttgaaaatataatttattatatgcgGTAAAAATGAAATCTGACATATTATAATGAAAGGGCAAAGGATTCATCACGTGGAAGATGTGTATTCTTCAAATAAGTGCAATGACTTGTAATGTTACTCCCACAAATCTTAACTTTATTGAAGTGATAATTACACTAAATAATGATCCTTCAGGTACAAGATTACAAATTTTTCACATTTGCAAGGAGTGAAACTCATATTTGACATGCTCCTAAAACAATGAATGATTCTTTACACTCATTTTTTATATGATTCATTTTACTTTAGAGCAAGatattaagttttttaaatttaaaaaaatttgaataaaaaatcaattaaattaaatttttataaaattattaattacaatTGAAGGGATGATAAAAGGTATTCATTCAATTCAATTGTGGGAGTCATGCCATAGGTGCCCATCGTTAGTGTTGAAACTTTCATGAATGAATTTTCCATGTGGCAAACTCGAGTCCTTCTCTCTCAAATAGCTAATGCAGTAATAATTAACATGACATGATATAACAATTTATGGTCATTGTATTGCATCCCACATGAACTAGCTATGTATAAAGTAGTTTCTCCTTACAGTGGCTCTAAACaaacacatgcatgcatagactGACAAGTGATGGAACATTTAACTTCACCTGAAATTTAGACACTAAACTGTATTTACCTATAAAATCTTATTTGGTTCATATGTATTAATTCATGAAAAGTGACTTTCCAAGAACTTAACTAGGCTCCGGGAAGAAAAACGCTCAACTTCTCAAAAAGTTAAGAAATGTAAActgaacaaaaataatttttacactTATAAATTTCAAGTTCCCTAACTGAATTACCCCTGTCCAAACAAGACCTAAACAGGAATAGCAAGAGCAAAGCTTAAAGAATGAGAATGACATATTTAATGATCTAATAGTGCATGCCTCATTTGACAGTTACGTATACACTTTCTTTAAGCTATAAATCGGAGCTACTACCAAAATCAATCAAATGTTCAGCACCAATTTCGGACAGTTCTCTCGCCGCCGACATCCCAGACAAATTGGAACTCTAACCACTATTACAATGATACAATGGTCCTTCACCCAATAAGTGAACAAATAGCACGAAAGAATCAAATTTTGCCTCAATATAACCAAATGAACATGTTCCTATGGTGAGGGCTCTAATCTACAAATTTTTGCGAACGCTGCATGCAGGCCAAATACTTCTACATCACTTTCAACTGGACACTGGAATATTAGAATCTCGTATTTAACTAACCTGTTCCCCAATCAAATCAAGACCAACAACTAGGAAACTGATCCCTTGAAATAACAGGAAGTAAAAGTGAATTCCATGAGCAGACAACAAGCTTCTCACTGAGGCTGTTAACAGTATTAATGCCAGCGCAAGTTCCTTCCTGTACAAACGATTCCTTCTCTTTTTCACAGTGTTTTTGTTTTCTAGCTTGTTCAGCTCATTCAAACCCGTATCTGACGAAGACCTGTAGAGACTACTAGTTTCAACTAGATGATCTGATTCTTTCTCAGCAAAGGCAATTAAGTCCCCCTCTGATGATCTCCCCAACTTCTTTGTAACTATCCACTCATAAGAACTTCCAAATCGAAACAATCCTGATATCATGGCATTGAATTTGGTTACAGACATGGTGTTTTCAAATAAAAGGTAGGGGACTATAAATGGGAATGATCGTGGTGCTGGAAGGATATTCAAGATAGACATAATCCCAGGGACATAACAAACAACCCAGGCTGGTAACTGCGCTTCTGGCAGAAACATGGTAAGTGGCAGTATGATACAGAAGAGAGTAAAGGAATAAAAAGGTAGGATAAGCTTCCGTAATAGGAAGAAAAGAAATATCAAATTAGCTTTCTTGCCCAAGCTCACCTGAAAAattaaggaaaaagaaaaagttctaaAACAAATGTCATGCACACTAGAAAGCTGACACAATTAGCAGTGGTAAATTAATTGCCCAATCAGGCACTAGAATATAGTTTTGATTCGGTACTCTTACAGGCAATATTTAAGGTTATGTAGCCATGTTCAGAAGGTCCACCTTCTCATGGCTTGCTAAATCACAGGTTGAATCTTAAAAATCtaaaagatataaataaataatcgtGGTAAATTGTTCGTTATAGACCCAAATTCTCCCCCATATATCTGAGCATCAGAAACAGAAGATAAATTTTTCCAATGGtcagataaattttttttttatgctttaTGATTGTCAAAAGAACTAGGTATTGGGCTTGGCCTCTTGGAAAGACTTTTCTTTATCAAGGAAACTGTCTACTGCcatcattaaatttcataaaactATGCAACTGCGTAAAACTTCATTGATTACCTTTGAGCGAAGTATGTCAAGGAAGCACAAGCGGAACAACTGCATTGGACCTGAATGCCAGCGATGCTGCTGTTTTTTGTATGCCTCGTAGGACTCTGGAAGTTCACAAAGGCACTGAAAAAATAGACTGAATTAGTATGTACCACTTTTCCTGTCAAATATACTTGGCAACTATACAAATGGTGAACGCCAGAACACACCTTAACATCATTCAGATATATAAACTTCCATCCACAAAGGTGAGCACGAACGGCAATATCCATGTCTTCAACAGTTGTCCGTTCCATCCATCCACCACATTCCTCAAGGGCTTTAGTCCTCCATACACCAGCAGTTCCATTAAAGCCAAAGAAGTTTATAAAGACACCATTGACTTGTTGCTCAACCTCAAAGTGGAATGATAAGTTTACATTCTGCAGTCTTGTAAGCAAGTTCTCATCCTTGTTTACAAAGGCCCACCTTGTTTGAACCAATGCTAGGTCATCATTCCCCTTCAgaagtgaaaaagaaaaaaagaataatgtgatatcagaaaaggaagaaaaaaaacagTGGATCCAAAATACAATCATAGGCTTACACAGAAACAAGAAATCActctctcataaataaaatcatgAGACACGCTCAACTTTGTGTGAATGATAGTTCTGTCTCCCCCTCCCCTCCCCAAAACCAAAACAAGAAATCACTAAAAGGATCTCTCACCAACCCCATTTCTTCAATTTGCAATGTAAGCTGTCCAAGACAAGCACTTGAATCTTTGTCACTCTTATGAAAAGAAATGAATCACCAGCAAACTTATCATAAATTCTCTTGCAAATTATATATTATCTCACAAAATCAAATTTAAGAAGAAAGTAGAGGGGCCAAAATAATGTGGTATACAATAATGGCGTATAAATAATCAAAGCTTCATAACATTATCATTCATCTATTTGCAAATACTGCTAATGATGTTGTGCTGCTTCACATTTTTCAATGGCACATTTCTTTCACTTGATAAATTTGTTGCAAAACAATGAAGCCAAAAAGGAGGGATTTTCCTTTGTAAAAATGATATCACAATTAACTGCACTTGCAACATGCATACATGTGATTGCAGGTCACTGACACTGAAATACAAAAGGGTCAGATTAGATACATTGTGTATCTGCTGGCCGTAAACCACCTAAATACCATCTTCCATACTTTGaataattaatcatattatCTCTTTTCAGAATGCATGTAGTAACAATTGTTTATCAAAGCAGATCATTCTCTAAGGAAATACACAATCAGCAAACATGAGGAAAACACAATTAAGAATTTGTAGAACTGTAACTGAAGTTATTCATttgttctttattttttttcttctctgttttctcttttctttaatATAATAACAGTAAATGCTGTTCATAGGGATCATTTATTAAGTTCTTACTCCTTAGAAGGATGAAGAATATTAGTCTTCATGATAGACAGGGAAAAGAAGaaacaacaaagaaaaaaaaattgagaacattgaaaaataaaaggaagtGAAGAAGAATACAAAGAACTGAAACAAAAGGAGTTGGGGAGTTTGGTTGGTGACACTGCAATAAAAGCAGTACTGCCGGTTGGAAGATTTAAAGTTTGTTAGTGGGCACCGTCAAACAGTAACTGAGAAAGAATCGAGagatgagagaaagagagactGAGGTGAGAATAGAATGAAGAAGAGATTAGGGATGAGAAGAGAATAGAATCAGATGAGAAAGTGGAGTAGAATTGCAGAGGAGGAACCTTTGTATTGATTTTTCAGAATGCCTGGAGAATTCTCCCAGCTGGTACTTATACAACAGTTAGTGTAACTGCTACTAACTGAATCTCCTAACAATCCAAACTACCCATGCATTTTCCCTCCAAAAGACTCAACTAACAACAGCTTTTCTCTCCACTCTGTTcatttcaatttctttcttcttccttccaGAATATGTGACAGGcacttttacaattttttttaaaatgtacaAGAAATCTTTCTATTTAATTATCAAGAGATTAGAAGCTTATGGCCCTAAAagctttttaaaatttcaagtcCTCTGTGACATTTTGTGTTCTCTAGATTATATGTTGTGCTATCGGCTCAAAGACTAGTAAGAAAAGGTCATAACTATTTCAAAGACAACTAAATAAACTGGCACCAAACCATCAGTATGATTTCCAAGATATTATTATGGGGAAAAAAATATCTAACTTACCAATTTTCACTAAAAAAAATCATCAATTTTCACTCAATGAATCCAAGATATTATTCTAAGACCTATCACATCCTAAAACAGAAAACTGGCTAAGCCTAAACCTAAATTACCCAATACATAACCAGGGGCATACAGCAATACCACGCTCCACCCTTGTGATGTGTACCACCATCTAGGTAACTATGCTCCATCTTGTGCACAACAAACCAATTAGCTTACTTATTTGCCGCAATATGTATGCACTCATGCAAAATAATACCTTCAAGTCTATACATGGATCCAAGTTTCAATTCTAGACAGGCTCAAACAAACAGAATTTCATGTGGATATGGATATGATACCTTGAAGTAAGGAATAGTTTTCTTCAAGAAATCAGGTCCTGGCTGGAAATCTGCATCAAAGATTGCCACAAATTCATAACCTTTTACATAATCACAGCTCATTGCCGATTTGAGGTTGCCTGCCTTGTAGCCCGTGCGTATAAGACGATGTCTATACAATATGTGCACACCTCTTTGTTGCCATTTCTGCACTTCCGACTTGATGAGTAGTTGAACATCTAACTCATCAGAATCATCTAAAACCTGTATAAGCATTCTCTCCTTTGGCCAGTCCTGGATACAAACAGCTGCAATAGATTGTTGGTAAACCTGTATGGCACCCAATGAGGGTTAATAATTGCAAGAAGTGAGATGATAATGTAAAAGCAACAGAAAAACAATGTTCCAATGGTGAAGCTAATTTACTAACCATTCCATCCTTTATGTAGAATtactttcaaaatttaaaagcaatgcaAGGGACATGAAAAA
Coding sequences within it:
- the LOC110630566 gene encoding probable xyloglucan glycosyltransferase 6, giving the protein MSPAQNHEFKEWWNKQRQFLDQSDDALLTVEIRSPSTSDTTLDKGHTRSARQLSWLWLLKFQQLASSLAWLTNALFYLLRTANRRISSSDSPSDTHSSRLYRIIRVFLILVILLLCFELVAYFKGWHFSPPTVESAEAVVERVYATWLEIRANYLAPPLQSLTNVCIVLFFIQSVDRLVLVLGCFWIKLRKLKPVAAEYGNVDGKSVEDYPMVLVQIPMCNEREVYQQSIAAVCIQDWPKERMLIQVLDDSDELDVQLLIKSEVQKWQQRGVHILYRHRLIRTGYKAGNLKSAMSCDYVKGYEFVAIFDADFQPGPDFLKKTIPYFKGNDDLALVQTRWAFVNKDENLLTRLQNVNLSFHFEVEQQVNGVFINFFGFNGTAGVWRTKALEECGGWMERTTVEDMDIAVRAHLCGWKFIYLNDVKCLCELPESYEAYKKQQHRWHSGPMQLFRLCFLDILRSKVSLGKKANLIFLFFLLRKLILPFYSFTLFCIILPLTMFLPEAQLPAWVVCYVPGIMSILNILPAPRSFPFIVPYLLFENTMSVTKFNAMISGLFRFGSSYEWIVTKKLGRSSEGDLIAFAEKESDHLVETSSLYRSSSDTGLNELNKLENKNTVKKRRNRLYRKELALALILLTASVRSLLSAHGIHFYFLLFQGISFLVVGLDLIGEQVS